A single genomic interval of Brachyspira hyodysenteriae ATCC 27164 harbors:
- a CDS encoding ATP-grasp fold amidoligase family protein, whose translation MTPEENIRFKEKIIKEQFKNALGYELNLENPKTFNEKLQWLKLYYHDPLMTICADKYLVRDYVKEKIGEEYLVPLIGVWDRVEDIDFDSLPNQFVLKVNWGSGQNIIVKDKSTLNIEETKNKLEYWMKPTSNHYYYYYEWCYKNIKPKITCEKYIEQIDSNLVDYRVFCFNGIANYIIVDHNAKIFGVNAKYLRSVYNRNWEKLDIQIYHPIYKPIIEKPYCIDEILYISEKISKNFIHVRVDFYIIKDKPIIGELTFYHQNGTAKFYPQEWDYKFGESLELPKEKKLEYNFIDRDTLVNQAANLEPIVKQYIDIEKDYNKLKPLEEKIKLYSKKFNLFTIFNIDILSFTSNKEYFILTILGIKIVFKHKVRPDQTRPDQTRPDQTRPDLIFTYVAITYYFIIIQNIRNYNLCCNTQLQHSFFISFFK comes from the coding sequence ATGACACCAGAAGAAAATATCAGATTTAAAGAAAAAATAATTAAAGAGCAATTTAAAAATGCTTTAGGATATGAACTTAATTTAGAAAACCCAAAAACATTTAATGAAAAGCTGCAATGGCTGAAACTATACTATCATGATCCTTTAATGACTATATGTGCTGATAAATACTTAGTTAGAGATTATGTAAAAGAAAAAATAGGTGAAGAATATTTAGTACCATTAATAGGAGTATGGGATAGAGTAGAAGATATAGATTTTGATTCATTACCTAATCAATTTGTACTAAAAGTTAATTGGGGTAGCGGTCAAAATATTATAGTAAAAGATAAATCTACATTAAATATAGAAGAAACTAAAAATAAATTAGAATATTGGATGAAACCTACTTCTAATCATTATTATTATTATTATGAATGGTGCTACAAAAATATAAAACCTAAAATAACATGTGAAAAATATATAGAGCAAATAGATTCTAATTTAGTTGATTATAGAGTATTTTGTTTTAATGGAATAGCTAATTATATTATTGTAGACCATAATGCAAAAATATTTGGGGTAAATGCAAAGTATTTAAGAAGTGTATACAATAGAAATTGGGAAAAATTAGATATACAAATATATCATCCTATTTATAAACCAATAATAGAAAAACCATATTGTATTGATGAAATATTATATATCTCAGAAAAAATCTCTAAAAATTTTATACATGTAAGAGTAGATTTTTATATCATAAAAGATAAACCAATAATAGGAGAACTAACTTTTTATCATCAAAATGGTACTGCTAAATTTTATCCTCAAGAATGGGATTATAAATTTGGAGAATCATTAGAACTGCCTAAAGAAAAAAAATTAGAATATAATTTTATAGATAGAGATACTTTAGTTAATCAGGCTGCTAATTTAGAACCTATAGTTAAACAATACATAGATATAGAAAAAGATTACAATAAATTAAAACCATTAGAAGAAAAAATTAAACTTTATTCTAAAAAGTTTAATTTATTTACTATTTTTAATATAGATATATTAAGTTTTACTTCTAACAAAGAATATTTTATATTGACCATATTAGGTATAAAAATAGTATTTAAACACAAAGTAAGACCAGACCAGACCAGACCAGACCAGACCAGACCAGACCAGACCAGACCAGACCTAATATTTACATATGTAGCGATTACATATTACTTTATAATAATACAAAATATAAGAAATTACAACCTATGTTGCAATACCCAATTGCAGCATAGTTTTTTTATTTCATTTTTTAAATAA
- a CDS encoding ATP-grasp fold amidoligase family protein, with amino-acid sequence MTPEENIKFRETITKNIFKSHVGYEPNLENPKTFNEKLQWLKLYYHDPLMTKCADKYAVREYIKETIGEEYLIPLIGVWDRVEDINFDSLPNQFVLKVNWGSGQNIIVKDKSTLNIEEIKNKLEYWMKPTSNHYYYIYEWPYKNIKPKILAEKYVMDENLNNLTVYKTFCFNSEPYLFQVIINDKTPDEKINYYDLNWNKLILKQNYQNFDYDLKKPEALNLMIDIAKKISKDFPYFIRIDFYQINEKIYFSEYTFYSDAGIAKFEPEEWDIKLGNIMTIPKNKKIEYDFIDRETLINQAANLEPIVKQYRDLEENYNKLKPLEEKIKLYSKKFNLFTIFNIDILSFTSNKEYFIFTILGIKIVFKHKVRPDQTRPDQTRPDLIFTYVAITYYFIIIQNIRNYNLCCNTQLQHRFFYCILRNKKYDTRRKYQI; translated from the coding sequence ATGACACCAGAAGAAAATATAAAATTCAGGGAAACTATTACTAAAAATATATTTAAATCACATGTTGGATATGAACCTAATTTAGAAAATCCAAAAACATTTAATGAAAAATTACAATGGCTGAAACTATATTATCATGATCCTTTAATGACTAAATGTGCTGATAAATATGCTGTTAGAGAATATATTAAAGAAACTATCGGAGAAGAATATTTAATACCTTTAATAGGAGTTTGGGATAGAGTAGAAGATATTAATTTTGATTCATTACCCAATCAATTTGTACTGAAAGTTAATTGGGGTAGCGGACAAAATATTATAGTAAAAGATAAATCTACATTAAATATAGAAGAAATTAAAAATAAATTAGAATATTGGATGAAACCTACTTCCAACCATTATTATTATATATATGAATGGCCTTATAAAAATATAAAACCTAAAATATTAGCTGAAAAATATGTTATGGATGAAAATTTAAATAACTTAACAGTATATAAAACATTTTGTTTTAATAGTGAACCATATCTATTTCAGGTAATTATTAATGACAAAACACCAGATGAAAAAATTAATTATTATGATTTAAATTGGAATAAATTAATTTTAAAACAGAATTATCAAAATTTTGATTATGATTTAAAAAAACCAGAAGCATTAAATTTGATGATTGATATTGCTAAAAAAATATCTAAAGATTTTCCATATTTCATAAGAATTGATTTCTATCAAATAAATGAAAAAATATATTTTAGTGAGTATACATTTTATTCTGATGCAGGAATAGCAAAATTTGAACCTGAAGAATGGGATATAAAACTTGGAAACATAATGACAATACCCAAAAATAAAAAAATAGAATATGATTTTATAGACAGAGAAACTTTAATTAATCAGGCTGCTAATTTAGAACCTATAGTTAAACAATATAGAGATTTAGAAGAAAATTACAATAAATTAAAACCATTAGAGGAAAAAATTAAACTTTATTCTAAAAAGTTTAATTTATTTACTATTTTTAATATAGATATATTAAGTTTTACTTCTAACAAAGAATATTTTATATTCACCATATTAGGTATAAAAATAGTATTTAAACATAAAGTAAGACCAGACCAGACCAGACCAGACCAGACCAGACCAGACCTAATATTTACATATGTAGCGATTACATATTACTTTATAATAATACAAAATATAAGAAATTACAACCTATGTTGCAATACCCAATTGCAGCATAGGTTTTTTTATTGCATTTTGAGGAATAAAAAATATGACACCAGAAGAAAATATCAGATTTAA
- a CDS encoding GDP-mannose 4,6-dehydratase codes for MNILLTGVAGFIGSNLLDELLQNKDHTVIGIDNLNDFYDPLIKQNNIKNNINNKNFIFYNIDLLNTLELKKIFENNKIDNVIHLAGYGGVRPSIENPKLYIDNNIVATLNILECMKNHKIQKLVYASSSSVYGNSKENIFKETLNVSEPISPYAMTKKACEELCYTYHKLYNIKVIALRFFTVYGKRQRPDLAISKFTKLILENNPIPVFGDGSTMRDYTYIEDIVSGIISAIEYNKTNYEIINLGGGEPINLERMIKTIETVLGKKAIINRMEMQKGDVDKTVADITKARNLLNYNPSTSFENGIKKFVDWYIKK; via the coding sequence ATGAATATATTATTAACTGGAGTTGCTGGATTTATAGGATCTAATCTATTAGATGAATTATTACAAAATAAAGATCATACTGTTATAGGAATAGACAATTTAAATGATTTTTATGATCCTTTAATAAAACAAAATAATATAAAAAATAATATTAATAATAAAAATTTCATCTTCTACAATATAGATTTATTAAATACTTTAGAATTAAAAAAAATATTTGAAAATAATAAAATAGACAATGTAATACATTTAGCAGGATATGGAGGAGTAAGACCTTCTATAGAAAATCCTAAACTTTATATAGATAATAATATAGTAGCTACTCTAAATATATTAGAATGCATGAAAAATCACAAAATACAAAAATTAGTATATGCATCATCAAGCAGTGTTTATGGTAATTCAAAAGAAAATATATTTAAAGAAACATTAAATGTAAGCGAACCTATATCACCTTATGCAATGACTAAAAAAGCATGTGAAGAATTATGTTACACTTATCATAAGCTCTATAATATAAAAGTTATAGCATTAAGATTTTTTACAGTATATGGAAAAAGACAGAGACCTGACTTAGCAATATCAAAATTCACTAAACTAATACTTGAAAATAATCCTATACCTGTATTCGGAGATGGTTCTACTATGCGTGACTATACATATATTGAAGATATAGTATCAGGAATAATTTCAGCAATTGAATATAATAAAACAAATTATGAAATAATTAATTTAGGCGGAGGAGAGCCTATTAATTTAGAAAGAATGATAAAAACTATAGAAACTGTACTAGGAAAAAAAGCCATTATTAATAGAATGGAAATGCAAAAAGGAGATGTAGACAAAACAGTAGCAGATATTACAAAAGCAAGAAATCTTTTAAACTATAATCCTTCTACAAGTTTTGAAAATGGTATAAAAAAATTTGTAGATTGGTATATTAAAAAATAA
- a CDS encoding glycosyltransferase domain-containing protein has protein sequence MTDIQKELINKLVWFIPFRKKRDAIRNFLSHLIEEQNNIKHQLEELKYIEHSINSLKKEIIEIKENKSLNKKAIYTCITNGYDNLIIHSYINNDWDYICFTDDNILIEKKTYGNWIIKPLAFEELDNTRNNRWHKFHPHVILNNYEESIYIDSNIDIKTSYLFKCIEAMQDTDISISKHFIRDCLYEESDFVSKNNIDDISIIEKQIKIFKEDNFPEHYGLSENNCIYRKHNNKEIISIMEDWWYWVKNYSKRDQLSLSYVLWKHNKELKYLTEVPIRFDTNNFKFFDHKKSDSTLIEEGKKIVGI, from the coding sequence ATGACAGATATACAAAAAGAACTAATAAATAAATTAGTATGGTTCATACCATTTAGAAAAAAAAGAGATGCTATAAGAAATTTTTTATCTCATTTAATAGAAGAACAAAACAACATAAAGCATCAATTAGAAGAATTAAAGTATATAGAACATTCTATCAATTCCCTAAAAAAAGAAATAATTGAAATAAAAGAAAATAAATCTTTAAATAAAAAAGCAATTTATACATGCATTACTAATGGATATGATAATCTTATTATACATTCATATATAAATAATGATTGGGATTATATTTGTTTTACTGATGACAATATTCTAATAGAAAAAAAAACATACGGTAACTGGATAATAAAACCTCTTGCTTTTGAAGAATTAGACAATACAAGAAATAATAGATGGCATAAATTCCATCCTCATGTAATTTTAAATAATTATGAAGAAAGTATTTATATAGATTCTAATATAGATATAAAAACAAGTTATTTATTTAAATGTATAGAAGCAATGCAAGATACAGATATATCCATTTCAAAACATTTTATACGGGATTGCTTATATGAAGAATCCGATTTTGTATCTAAAAATAATATAGATGACATTTCTATTATAGAAAAACAAATAAAAATTTTTAAAGAAGATAACTTTCCTGAGCATTATGGGCTTTCTGAAAACAATTGTATATATAGAAAACATAATAACAAGGAAATTATTTCTATAATGGAAGATTGGTGGTATTGGGTAAAAAATTACTCTAAAAGAGATCAATTAAGTCTGTCTTATGTATTATGGAAGCATAATAAAGAATTAAAATATTTAACTGAAGTACCTATTAGATTTGATACAAATAATTTTAAATTTTTTGACCATAAAAAATCAGACAGTACATTAATAGAGGAAGGTAAAAAAATAGTAGGAATATGA
- a CDS encoding rhamnan synthesis F family protein encodes MKILALFAGYDKDNIIDDYVVFYIEKLKKVADIIYVSDCNMNDNELNKISDYCIHIINGRHEEYDFGSYKRGYIYAKQNNLLQNYDYLILCNDSVYGPLFNLNKIVNNIETAQSDIWGIFKYLEDENYKEHLQSYFISIKKEVFIQNYFKEFIYSIKKENDKRLIINKYEIGFGILLKEHNLIIKYFLDSSIKANTNDDNNVVVDNPLLAISNGFPFLKIAFFKEIPLKRIYLKDLINLVSFIKDKYNVKMIINHLNRTMSDNKSLTLRRFKVFNCSIIHKKLFNVSSMYSLYQKYQLILIFFNKIKITINVPEFISFTSYKNFNFLLKYIEK; translated from the coding sequence ATGAAAATATTGGCATTATTTGCTGGTTATGATAAAGATAACATTATAGATGATTATGTTGTTTTTTATATTGAAAAATTAAAAAAAGTAGCAGATATTATTTATGTATCTGACTGTAATATGAATGATAATGAATTAAATAAAATATCTGATTATTGTATTCATATTATCAATGGACGTCATGAAGAATATGATTTTGGATCATATAAAAGAGGGTATATTTACGCTAAACAAAATAACTTATTACAAAATTATGATTATTTGATACTTTGCAATGATTCTGTTTATGGCCCTTTATTTAATCTTAATAAGATAGTCAATAATATAGAAACTGCTCAATCTGATATATGGGGAATATTTAAATATTTAGAAGATGAAAATTATAAAGAACATTTACAAAGCTATTTCATTTCTATAAAAAAAGAAGTATTTATTCAAAATTATTTTAAAGAGTTCATTTATTCTATAAAAAAAGAAAATGATAAAAGGCTTATTATTAACAAGTATGAGATAGGATTTGGTATTCTACTAAAAGAACATAATTTAATTATAAAGTATTTTTTAGACTCTTCTATAAAAGCTAATACAAATGATGATAATAATGTAGTAGTTGATAATCCTTTATTAGCAATAAGTAATGGTTTTCCTTTTTTAAAAATAGCTTTTTTTAAAGAAATACCTCTTAAAAGAATATATCTTAAAGATTTAATAAATTTAGTTTCTTTTATAAAAGATAAATACAATGTAAAAATGATTATTAATCATTTAAACAGAACAATGTCAGATAATAAATCTTTAACACTTAGAAGGTTTAAAGTATTCAATTGTAGTATTATTCATAAAAAATTATTTAATGTATCTTCTATGTATTCTCTTTATCAAAAATATCAATTAATACTTATATTTTTTAATAAGATTAAAATTACAATAAATGTACCAGAATTTATATCTTTTACATCATATAAAAATTTTAATTTTTTATTAAAATATATAGAAAAATAA
- a CDS encoding rhamnan synthesis F family protein, whose amino-acid sequence MKYNTKFADKNYLIKKNYTEEIKKLKIGIHIHLYYIDMIDMFMKYLKDSPIEFDLFITTSKEENKDICLNAFNKLPKLKNITIFIVENIGRDIAPWIIECNNIQNNYDLFCHLHTKKSLHCDSINEWGEYLIENLISEEAINNILSNFILDDNIGIISPHIYYHLFPYILDIDKDDMYHIKLLLKKLNINFEPKPENFVFPVGSMLWYRPKVLKPLFDLNLKYTDFPPEPIPNTGTIAHAIERIIGIICEQSNYKFKFYINNNSYINNTFALYDETADKYYIKKYLDKGKFKDIFIDYDIRVKRNIFNIFEIGSFSLFNLYLYGPNLVIILFGLKITLRIKK is encoded by the coding sequence ATGAAGTACAATACAAAATTTGCTGATAAAAATTATTTAATTAAAAAAAATTATACAGAAGAAATTAAAAAGTTAAAAATAGGTATACATATACATCTATATTATATTGATATGATAGATATGTTTATGAAATATTTAAAAGATAGCCCTATAGAATTTGATTTATTTATAACTACAAGTAAAGAAGAAAATAAAGATATATGTTTAAATGCCTTTAACAAATTACCAAAATTAAAAAATATTACTATTTTTATAGTAGAAAATATAGGCAGAGATATAGCTCCTTGGATTATAGAGTGCAATAATATTCAAAATAATTATGATTTATTCTGTCATTTACATACAAAAAAATCTTTGCATTGTGACAGTATTAATGAATGGGGAGAGTATTTAATAGAAAATTTAATTAGCGAAGAAGCTATTAATAATATATTAAGTAATTTTATTTTAGATGACAATATAGGTATTATATCTCCTCATATTTATTATCATTTATTCCCTTACATATTAGATATAGATAAAGATGATATGTATCATATCAAATTATTATTAAAGAAATTAAACATTAATTTTGAACCTAAACCAGAGAACTTTGTATTTCCAGTTGGAAGTATGTTATGGTATAGACCTAAAGTATTAAAACCTTTATTTGATTTAAATTTAAAATATACTGATTTTCCTCCGGAACCAATTCCAAACACAGGTACAATAGCACATGCTATTGAAAGAATAATTGGCATTATTTGTGAACAATCTAATTACAAATTTAAATTTTATATCAATAACAATAGTTACATTAATAATACTTTCGCTTTATATGATGAAACAGCAGATAAATACTATATAAAAAAATATTTAGACAAAGGAAAATTTAAAGATATATTTATAGATTATGATATACGTGTAAAACGTAATATATTTAATATATTTGAAATAGGTTCTTTTTCCTTATTTAATCTTTATTTATATGGACCAAATTTGGTAATAATTTTATTCGGATTAAAAATCACTTTGAGAATAAAGAAATAG
- a CDS encoding ATP-grasp fold amidoligase family protein, whose translation MKRLTIFAHYDKDNIIDDYVIYWLKYMNKLSDIILVSNNNLPIEEYKKVEKLVLKHFIGSHGGKGEKSIKIAYEYAYKNHVLEQYDWLIIIGDSIYGPFFDIEPYMIEKEKKENICYGFTKAMVNTENEHIQGTFLAMPKKAFLSKEIYEHLINLDKLENKSDAVVYGEIKFSQILKNLGFKLEGMFDDIDPNYTKYEPVKPAFVEMIEKGYPFVRKTLFTKNYLLIENIKDYLKLKNIIPKECFDNMQKNIDRTISKDILYINMEYPEIRKNIEKKQNILDQKYREEYNYPLEFLEVQTFIEKLIWLKLNYQTEKILKYSDKYTVRECLKDKIDNQLLMPLLGVYNNEIEILSNLDLDKLDNNTLLCSIINDTKIYFNKNINYIQLLHLMNFENSKYFSSLEWQYKYIKPRLLIYKDEYHIYDQGIHYKIFCFNSKPSVIKVISKQNNNAYANFYNLEWDKLDIIQEFTNIEYIEKPPYLKEMINIAEKLSNEFHIFVSVDFIGNNEKFYFDKFDFYSEELLHPINNKKYDLEWGSYIKIPNIQNEYLTLDKDIYLRTLIKYDILSLQLMEYKKELFSIRKVVDKIAWWIPFKSWRIKFRDKLYNSKN comes from the coding sequence ATGAAACGTCTTACTATATTTGCCCATTATGATAAAGATAATATAATAGATGATTACGTTATATATTGGTTAAAATATATGAATAAATTATCTGATATAATATTAGTATCCAATAATAACTTACCAATAGAAGAATATAAAAAAGTAGAAAAATTAGTGTTAAAACACTTTATAGGAAGTCATGGAGGAAAAGGAGAGAAAAGTATAAAAATAGCTTATGAATATGCATACAAGAATCATGTATTAGAACAATATGATTGGTTAATAATAATTGGTGATTCTATATACGGACCTTTTTTTGATATAGAACCTTATATGATAGAAAAAGAAAAAAAAGAAAATATATGCTATGGTTTTACAAAAGCTATGGTTAATACAGAAAATGAACATATTCAAGGTACATTTTTAGCTATGCCAAAGAAAGCTTTTTTATCGAAAGAGATATATGAACATTTAATTAATTTGGATAAATTAGAAAATAAATCTGATGCTGTTGTATATGGTGAAATTAAGTTTTCTCAAATATTGAAAAATTTAGGATTTAAATTAGAAGGTATGTTTGATGATATTGATCCAAATTATACAAAATATGAACCTGTAAAACCAGCATTTGTGGAAATGATTGAAAAAGGATATCCTTTTGTAAGGAAAACATTATTTACAAAGAATTATCTTCTTATCGAAAATATTAAAGATTATTTAAAATTAAAAAATATTATACCTAAAGAATGTTTTGATAACATGCAAAAAAATATTGATAGAACTATTTCTAAGGATATTCTTTATATTAATATGGAATATCCTGAAATTAGAAAAAACATAGAAAAAAAACAAAATATTTTAGATCAAAAATATAGAGAAGAATATAATTATCCTTTAGAGTTTTTAGAAGTGCAAACTTTTATTGAAAAACTTATTTGGCTAAAATTAAATTATCAAACAGAAAAAATACTTAAATATAGCGATAAATATACAGTTAGAGAATGTTTAAAAGATAAAATAGATAATCAATTATTAATGCCTTTATTAGGAGTATATAATAATGAAATTGAAATTTTATCTAATTTAGATTTGGATAAATTAGATAATAATACACTATTATGCTCTATAATAAATGATACAAAAATATATTTTAATAAGAATATTAATTATATACAATTACTTCATTTAATGAATTTTGAAAATAGTAAATATTTTAGTAGTTTAGAATGGCAGTATAAATATATTAAACCTCGTTTATTAATATATAAAGATGAATATCACATATATGATCAAGGAATTCATTATAAAATATTTTGTTTTAATTCTAAACCATCTGTTATTAAAGTTATATCAAAACAAAATAATAATGCATATGCTAATTTTTATAATTTAGAATGGGATAAATTAGATATAATTCAAGAATTTACTAATATAGAATATATAGAAAAACCACCATATTTAAAAGAAATGATAAATATAGCTGAAAAGTTATCTAATGAATTTCATATTTTTGTTTCTGTAGATTTTATTGGTAATAATGAAAAATTTTATTTTGATAAATTTGACTTTTATTCAGAGGAATTATTACATCCAATAAATAACAAAAAATATGACTTAGAGTGGGGAAGTTATATAAAAATTCCTAATATACAAAATGAATATTTAACATTAGATAAAGATATTTATTTAAGAACTTTAATAAAATACGATATTTTAAGCTTACAATTAATGGAATATAAAAAAGAATTATTTTCAATAAGAAAAGTTGTAGATAAAATAGCTTGGTGGATACCTTTTAAAAGCTGGAGAATAAAATTTAGAGATAAATTATACAATTCTAAAAATTAA
- a CDS encoding ATP-grasp domain-containing protein, whose protein sequence is MKKVLLLGGTHFQINSIKACKRLGHYTITCDYNPNNPGHKFADEYHEVSALDKEAVLKLAKELKIDGIVCYAADTAAVTASYVAEKMGLPGQPLKSVEILTNKDLFRKFLLDNGFNCPKAKGYTSTNIYKAINDWDIFKKPVMVKPVDSAGSKGVSKVVNKEDLEEKIKYALSFSRNNRFIIEEYVEKNGYQIAGDGFSVNGKLVFRCFANEHFNPNSIVPIGESFPYKPISEYTCHKVDKETQKLLDLLNMKTGAYNFDVRVNENDEVILMELGPRNGGNLIAEVIKYATNVDTAEYTIKASLGENCNDLQMKEVNGYWSCFMIHSKNNGILKEVKISDKLRENNIIEYNILSKINDKILSFDNSGGTIGTAILKFSSMDEMLEKMDNMDKYIKVITE, encoded by the coding sequence ATGAAAAAAGTATTATTATTAGGTGGTACACATTTTCAAATTAATTCTATAAAAGCATGTAAAAGATTAGGTCATTATACAATAACATGTGATTATAATCCTAATAATCCAGGACATAAATTTGCTGATGAATATCATGAAGTAAGTGCTTTGGATAAAGAAGCGGTATTAAAATTAGCTAAAGAACTAAAAATAGATGGTATAGTTTGCTATGCAGCTGATACAGCAGCTGTTACAGCTTCCTATGTAGCTGAAAAAATGGGACTCCCAGGACAGCCTCTAAAATCAGTAGAGATATTAACTAATAAAGATTTATTTAGAAAATTTTTATTAGATAATGGATTTAATTGTCCTAAAGCTAAAGGATATACTTCTACTAATATATATAAAGCTATAAATGATTGGGATATATTTAAAAAACCAGTTATGGTTAAACCTGTAGATTCGGCAGGGAGCAAAGGTGTTTCTAAAGTTGTAAATAAAGAAGACTTAGAAGAAAAAATAAAATATGCACTATCATTTTCACGTAATAATAGATTTATTATTGAAGAATATGTAGAAAAAAATGGATATCAAATAGCTGGGGATGGTTTTTCTGTAAATGGAAAATTAGTATTTAGGTGTTTTGCTAATGAACATTTTAATCCAAATTCAATTGTTCCAATAGGGGAAAGTTTTCCATATAAACCTATAAGTGAATATACTTGCCATAAGGTAGATAAAGAAACTCAAAAATTACTTGATTTATTGAATATGAAAACTGGAGCTTATAATTTTGATGTTAGAGTCAATGAAAATGATGAAGTTATACTAATGGAACTAGGTCCTAGAAATGGAGGGAATTTAATAGCTGAAGTTATAAAATATGCTACAAATGTAGATACAGCAGAATATACAATAAAGGCTTCTTTAGGTGAAAATTGCAATGATTTACAAATGAAAGAAGTAAATGGATATTGGTCATGTTTTATGATACATAGTAAAAATAATGGTATATTAAAAGAAGTAAAAATATCTGACAAGCTTAGAGAAAATAATATTATAGAGTATAATATTTTATCTAAAATAAATGATAAGATTTTATCTTTTGATAATTCCGGTGGAACTATAGGTACAGCAATATTAAAATTTTCATCTATGGATGAAATGCTTGAAAAAATGGATAACATGGATAAATATATCAAAGTTATAACAGAATAA
- a CDS encoding radical SAM/SPASM domain-containing protein gives MNKNKIKPKIETDPKNRTPLETVIPLNTPFVIVIEPSDKCNFKCNFCPTGDVELMKNTRGRHYGNMNFELFKKIVDDISGFKNDIKALRLYEHGEPLLNPELPNMIKYAKDSKKFNHIEFTTNAFLLKNELSLKIINSGLDQICISIEGINEQQYKEISNVSVDFNKLVNDITFFYKNRKQCKVYIKIFGDNLTENEKEIFYNTFYDISDQIFIESFGNIWPDFEFKSIEANKNRGLFNQELVDKNICPFIFYNIVIHSSGEISPCCADWKREIIIGNANTDNIVDVWNGDNLYSLQKEFLEKW, from the coding sequence ATGAATAAAAACAAAATAAAGCCAAAAATTGAAACTGATCCTAAGAATAGAACTCCTTTAGAAACAGTAATACCATTAAATACTCCATTTGTTATAGTTATAGAACCATCAGATAAATGTAATTTTAAATGTAACTTCTGTCCAACTGGGGATGTGGAGCTTATGAAAAACACTAGGGGAAGGCATTATGGAAATATGAATTTTGAATTATTCAAAAAAATAGTAGATGATATATCTGGATTTAAAAACGATATAAAAGCTCTTAGATTATATGAACATGGAGAACCTTTATTAAATCCAGAATTACCTAATATGATAAAGTATGCAAAAGATTCAAAAAAATTTAACCATATAGAATTCACAACTAATGCATTTTTGTTAAAAAATGAGCTAAGTTTAAAAATTATAAATTCTGGATTAGATCAAATTTGTATTTCTATAGAAGGTATTAATGAACAACAATATAAAGAAATATCAAATGTTAGTGTAGATTTTAATAAATTGGTTAATGATATAACTTTCTTCTATAAAAATAGAAAACAATGTAAGGTCTATATAAAAATATTTGGAGATAATTTAACAGAAAATGAAAAAGAAATTTTTTATAATACTTTTTATGATATATCAGATCAAATTTTTATAGAATCTTTTGGTAACATATGGCCAGATTTTGAATTTAAAAGTATAGAAGCAAATAAAAATAGAGGTTTATTCAATCAAGAATTAGTAGATAAAAATATATGTCCTTTTATTTTTTATAATATAGTTATACACTCCAGTGGAGAAATCTCTCCGTGCTGTGCAGATTGGAAAAGAGAAATTATTATAGGAAATGCTAATACGGATAATATTGTAGATGTATGGAATGGAGATAACTTATATAGCCTTCAAAAAGAGTTTTTAGAAAAATGGTAG